DNA from Polyangia bacterium:
TCGCCGGCCACGCCGTACATGATCTGCAGCCGCGACGGATCTCCGGCGGCGGCACGTAATAGCCATTCACGCCACGCCTCGGCCTCCTCCACGTACCCGCCCAGCATGAGGGCGTAAAGCGTCAGTGTGGCGTCGCGCAGCCAGCAGTAGCGATAGTCCCAGTTGCGCATGCCGCCGATCTTCTCGGGCAGCGACGTGGTGGGCGCGGCAACGATGCCGCCCGTGGGACCAAAAGTCAGCGCCTTCAATACCCGCAGCGAGCTGCCCACTGCTTCTTTCCAGGGCCCGTCGTAGGTGCAGCGACTTGACCAGGATCGCCACCATTGGTCAGTCTCGGCCAGCGCCGCCAACGGATCAACGGATGGCGGCAGCGGCTGGTGCGAGGGAAACCAGGTCAGCGCCGCCACCCGTCGCTGTCCGGCGGCGATGTCGAAATGTCCCACCGTCGATAGATCTTTTCCATGGACCGCGATGTCACTGCGCAGGCACAGGGCATCGGGGCCGGCGGTGAGGGTCAGCGTTCCTTCGCGCCGGCGCACCCACGGCGTGACGCGCCCGGTGTCAAAACGAACCACCAGGTCGAAACCCATCGCCACCTGCCCGACGAGCCCTTCCACGACGCGGATGAGGTTCGGTAACCCGTCCCGGATGGGCATGAAGTCCACGATCCGCACCACGCCTTGCGCGGTGGTCATCTCGGTCTCCAGCACCAAGCTGTCCTGGCGATAACGCCGACGCACGCTGCGCACGCGATCCCGCGGCGCGATCAGCCAGCGTCCGTGATCGCGATTGCCCAGCAGCGCCGCAAAGGCCGCCTCCGAATCGAAACGTGGCAGGCATAGCCAGTCGATCGACCCATTCCGTCCCACCAGCGCGGCGGTTTGGCTGTCGCCGATGATGGCGTAGTCTTCGATGCGGCCTGGCGTCTCCGCTGATGATTCGTCAACCGGCGGGCGAGTCATGGCGACACACTGTAATCGCGCTTGAGGTCGTGCGGATTCATGAGCACACGATACTCGTGAAGCCGGAGGTCATTGGCTGGACAAGTTCGGTGATTCTGTTTCTCACCCTCTCGCAACAGGTGTGGAAACAGTGGAAGGACGGTTCGACGAAGGGAGTCTCGAGGTGGCTTTTCGTCGGGCAACTGGCGGCGTCACTGGGATTCACGATCTACAGCCTTCTCAAGCGGGACTGGGTCTTCGTGACCACCAACGGAGCCATGGTGATGAATGCCTTGGTCGGTTGCCTCGTGCTTCGCCACAACCGGCGCCCGCCTAGAAACTCGGACTGACATGATCATTCCCAGGGCCAGGTCCCACGAGGATACGTGGCCAGGTTCTGATGATGTTCCGCGGTTCCTCAAGCTGCGGCATCTGCCTGTGCCTCTCGAAGGGTCGCCGTGTCGAATTCCAGGCAGCAGATCCGATGGACTTTCATCTCGTGCTCCCCGGTGTTGTGGAATGAAATTTTCGGGTCACGCGGAGACGATCTTTTTCGACGGCCCTGCCACAACCCTGTGCATCAGCTCGTGCTGATCAAGACTCGCATCCTTGGCTATCGGCCCGCAACGCATGAAACTTCCGGCTCTTGTCATCGGTTACGCAAATGCACACGTTGGCAGTCGAGCGAAGGAGT
Protein-coding regions in this window:
- a CDS encoding glycoside hydrolase family 15 protein, which produces MTRPPVDESSAETPGRIEDYAIIGDSQTAALVGRNGSIDWLCLPRFDSEAAFAALLGNRDHGRWLIAPRDRVRSVRRRYRQDSLVLETEMTTAQGVVRIVDFMPIRDGLPNLIRVVEGLVGQVAMGFDLVVRFDTGRVTPWVRRREGTLTLTAGPDALCLRSDIAVHGKDLSTVGHFDIAAGQRRVAALTWFPSHQPLPPSVDPLAALAETDQWWRSWSSRCTYDGPWKEAVGSSLRVLKALTFGPTGGIVAAPTTSLPEKIGGMRNWDYRYCWLRDATLTLYALMLGGYVEEAEAWREWLLRAAAGDPSRLQIMYGVAGERRLEEHEAHWLPGFAESRPVRIGNAAYGQLQLDVFGEISDALHQARRLGIAADPWAWSLEKTLLEFLETRWRQPDHGIWEVRGPKQHFTHSKIMAWVAFDRAIKAVDNFGLKGPSDRWRAIRSEIHSQVCAQGYDQKGKTFTQTYGATAMDASLLLVSLVGFLPPDDPRVAATVEAVERQLLHDGFVRRYLTDDDQTAADGMPPGEGVFLPCSFWLADVYEQLGRHDDAVRLFERLLNLRNDVGLLSEQYDPQANRLLGNFPQAFSHLSLVNTAYNLTAGRQRPARHRAGEES
- a CDS encoding PQ-loop repeat-containing protein; this encodes MKPEVIGWTSSVILFLTLSQQVWKQWKDGSTKGVSRWLFVGQLAASLGFTIYSLLKRDWVFVTTNGAMVMNALVGCLVLRHNRRPPRNSD